The genome window TCCGTATGAAAGCTTGCCGTATCATTGTAAACGCACCAAGCGCACAAGGCGGTATCGGTGACATTTATAACGGCTTCATCCCTTCCCTAACACTTGGTTGTGGATCTTATGGTAAAAACTCTGTATCACAAAATGTAAGTGCGACTAACTTGCTGAACGTTAAACGTATCGCGGATCGGAGAAATAATATGCAATGGTTCAAACTTCCACCAAAAATTTTCTTTGAAAAATATTCCACTCAATACCTTCAAAAAATGGAAGGCGTTGAACGCGTATTTATCGTAACTGACCCAGGAATGGTTCAATTCAAATATGTTGATGTTGTAATCGAACACTTGAAAAAACGTGGCAATGACGTATCTTACCAAGTATTTGCTGACGTTGAACCAGATCCATCTGACGTAACAGTTTATAAAGGTGCAGAACTAATGAAAGACTTCAAACCGGACACAATTATCGCTCTTGGTGGTGGTTCCGCAATGGATGCTGCCAAAGGTATGTGGTTATTCTATGAACACCCAGAAGCTTCATTCTTCGGCTTGAAACAAAAATTCTTAGATATTCGTAAACGTACTTTCAAATATCCTAAACTTGGTGGAAAAGCAAAATTCGTCGCAATTCCAACAACAAGTGGTACAGGTTCTGAAGTAACACCTTTTGCGGTTATTACAGACAAAGAAAATAACATTAAATACCCTCTTGCTGACTACGAATTAACTCCAGACGTTGCGATTGTCGATGCACAATATGTAACTACTGTTCCAGCACACATTACTGCTGATACTGGTATGGACGTTTTAACTCACGCAATTGAATCTTATGTATCCGTAATGGCAAGCGATTATACTCGTGGATTATCTATCCGCGCAATCGAACTTGTTTTTGAAAACTTACGTGAATCTGTTCTTACTGGTGATCCAGATGCGCGCGAAAAAATGCATAATGCTTCTGCCCTAGCTGGTATGGCGTTTGCAAATGCGTTCCTAGGAATCAACCACAGCTTGGCACACAAAATTGGACCTGAATTCCACATTCCTCACGGTCGTGCGAATGCAATCCTTATGCCACATGTTATTCGTTATAACGCACTTAAACCTAAAAAACATGCGTTATTCCCAAGATATGAAAGTTTCCGTGCTGATGAAGATTATGCTCGTATCTCTCGTATTATCGGCTTCCCTGCTGCAACTACAGAAGAAGGCGTTAAATCACTTGTAGATGAAATCATCAAACTTGGTAAAGATGTTGGTATCGACATGAGTCTTAAAGGACAAAATGTTGCTAAAAAAGATTTGGATGCTGTTGTAGATACTCTTGCAGATCGCGCATTCATGGACCAATGTACTACAGCCAACCCTAAACAACCTCTTGTAAGTGAACTAAAAGAAATCTACCTTGAAGCTTACAAAGGTGTTTGAAACTAGCTAACTTGTCCACCATTAATATATAAAGTTAGAAGAAAGCGCAAGTCCATCCCAGGGCTTGCGCTTTCGCTTTAGTACTAAAATTAGTATAATGGAACAAGAATGGAGTTGATTCAATGATACAAGCAACGGTTCCCTACTTTACTTTTGACGGGGAGGCCACAGAAGCACTAGATTTTTATAAAAAAGTGTTTCAAGCAGAAATTACGCAAATGCATTATTTTCACGAAACGGAAGGATTCTCTGGAGATAAAAAACAAGGAGAACGAATCCTCCATGCAAGACTGGCGAAAGATGAGAAAGATTTATTTTATTTCTCTGATACGGTTGAAGGCGAAACAGACGCGGGCAATCGCCTAGCACTTGCGGTGAATTTTAGTTCCGAGGCAGAATTTGTACAGGCTTTTGTCCTACTTTCCAAAACTGGAACCGTCGAAATTCCGATTCAAAATACATTTTGGGGAGCAAAATACGCGAAAGTAATCGACCACTACAGCATCGACTGGCATCTCAACTTAGAAAACGAGTCTACTACTAAAGTATGATTTTTTCCCGTCCTCTAGCCGAATGTAATTAGAACTAAAAAATAGTACAATTTTAGTAGTGAGAGAAAAAAAGGAGTGAGTTCATGACTGAGACAGTTTTAAAATTAGAACATGTCACGAAAAAAATCGGACAAAAAAATATTGTCCACGATATCAGCTTTGACATACATAAAGGAGAAGTATTTGGTTTACTCGGCCCAAACGGTGCTGGTAAAACAACTATTATCCGCTCTATCGTTGGCTTAATTCGTCGATCAGAAGGTACCGTTTTTATTAATGGTAAAAATGTCGACACAGAATATAAAGCAGCGATTTCAGAAGTAGGTGCTATTATTGAAAATCCAGAATTTTATATGTATATGTCTGGATGGGCAAACTTAAAGCAATTCGCACGCATGAGTCAAAAAAACATTACCGACGAACACATTCGTGAAATCGTTGAACTTGTAAAGCTTACTGGCGCAATTAATCAGAAAGTAAAAACGTATTCTCTCGGTATGCGTCAACGTTTAGGTGTTGCGCAAGCTTTAATTCATAGTCCTGCTTTACTTATCTTAGATGAACCAACAAACGGACTTGATCCACAAGGTATGGCCGAATTCAGAACGCTGATTCGCGATTTAGCAACAAACGGCACTTCTGTTTTAATTTCCAGCCATTTACTTAGCGAGATCCAACAAATCACAGATCGATTCGCTATTATTAACAAAGGTGTTTTAACGCACATCGAAAAAATGAGCGACCTTATTGAAAATCATGTTGCCGCTTATAAACTAAAAGTCAGCGATCCCGTAGCAACTACAACCGTTCTCGCTACACTCCCAGTCAAGCTTGTTGCTCAAAATGAGGATCTATTCAAAATCGAAGTAGCTCACGAAGATGTACATCTAATTGCTCGTGCACTTATCCAAGCAAATATTGATTTATTAGAAATGGTTCCACTTCAAGCCTCCCTTGAAGAACGATTCCTCGAATTAACTAAAGGTGGAGGTGCAGAAGTATGATAGCATTAGTAAAAAATGAATTTACCAAATTATTTTCCAGAAAATCAAGTTGGATTATGCAAATCGTCTTATTTGTAGCAGTTTTAGCTCTTGCTCTTCTAATGTTTTTTGTTAGTAAAATAGATACTAGTGGTGTTGAAGGCGGCGATGCAAGCAATGCCGGAATTACTGCTTATTACGATGATAAAGGTGCCCCGGTTAGCGAAGAAGAATATTGGAACTCCGCAGATAAAGATGGTACTCCTACGTATAAATCCGAAACGTTATCATTAACTGATTCCGTTGCTTACTTAAAAACACAAGAACAAGCGGCTCCAACAAAAGAAGCCAAAGAAACTATCCAAAAACAAATAGATTTTTACCAGGCTTATGTTGATGCAGATGAAAAACCTGCTAGTAATTCTGCTGGTATTTCAAGCGCAGATTTCTTCGCTTCATTAGGTAGCTCTGGAGCCGTTGCGACAATGCTCGTTGTTGTTGTAGCAAGTATCATCGTTGCAACAGAGTTTTCCGGTGGGACAATCAAACTTTTACTGACACGTCCTTATTCTAGAAGTCAGATACTATTTTCAAAATACGTAATGTGCATCGTTTACAGCATTATTAGCTCTATCACATTACTTGTAGCTAGCTTTATCTTTTCATTTATTCTACCAAAACAATCTATTTTCATGCCGCTCTCCCCTTCAACGGGTGCAATGACTGCTTTCGAACATGCGTGGATGCTACTTGGTACGAACTTCTTACTGATGATCGTATACGCAACTATTGCTTTCTTCTTCTCATCTGTCGTTCGTTCACAAGCACTTGCAGTTGGTGTCGGCGTTGGTGTACTATTCTCTGGTGGAATTATTCGCCAATTACTACCTCTCGCTATCGAAAAATACGATTGGATGAAATGGATTATCTTCAACTTGCTTAGCCTAAACGACACAGTTGGCGGTTCTAAAATCGCTGGTGGCCTAGCAGATTGGCAAATAATCGCCGGTCTAGGTGTTTATACAGCGATTATCCTTTTCTTCACTTTCTTCTTATTCAAAAAACGAGATGTCGCTTTAAGTTAATATTAAAAAGGCTGTCCGCATTGGACAGCCTTTTTTTAATGCCTAATAATTTGAATTTTATCGGTCTGATTTGTATCAATTCTTGCAGTTCCACCGATTGGGAATGTTGCAATTGGCTGTGTATGCCCAAAATCTGCACCAGATATAACAGGAATTTTTTGTAATGCTGTTTTTGTTTCAATAATATACGCTAATTTCTCCGCCGTCATCGCTGTCTTTTGTTGGAAACGACCGATTACCATCCCTTCTATCTCATCTGCACCAGGTTGACTAAGCAGCGATTCCAAATCGCGATCGAATGTTTCTGGAATAGTCATAAAATCATCTTCAATAAATAAAATTGTCCCCGCCAAGTTAGGCATGTATTCGGTTCCTTGGAGTAAATTAAGCGTGCATAAGTTCCCGCCAATGATGATTCCTTCTGCCACTCCAGGTTGCATAACGACTAGTCCTTCATTCGGGATGAAATTTCGATTCTCTTGGTCCAAATACCATTCGTCGTCACTCCATGTAGCACTTTCTTTTAACGCAAATGGTTCTTTTTGTAATAAACAATCACTAAATGATTCCATTACATAATCCAGACCTTTTTCCATGGAAAAACTTGAAAAATGCGCACCAGAATAAGTAATGAGTTCCGTTTGTGTATAAATAGCCGTTGCTAAGGCCGTGATATCGGAAAAGCCACATAAAATTTTAGGATTTTCCGAAATTAAATCATAATCCAAATACGGCAACAATTGATTGCTATTAAAACCGCCAATAATCGTCAAAATCGCTTTTACACTCGAATCATTAAAGGCTTCATGGATATCAGCAACTCGCGAACGAATGCTTGAACTCATCATGCAATCCATTTCTGCCACATGTTCGCCAAAAGTGACTTTAAAACCCATATCAGTTAGGCGGTTAACGGCAATTTCCACTTGATTGTCAGCCATAATGCCTATAGAACGACTTGGTGCAATAATCCGAATTTCATCACCTTGTTTTAATTTTGCTGGAATCACTTAGTAGCCTCCCTATTTAACGTATGGAATGGACACGAAAGCAAATGGTCGTCAAGAATGCCAATTGCTTGTAAATAAGAATAAATAATCACGGGGCCCACAAACTTAAAACCACGTTTTTTTAAATCTTTACTAATTTTTTCCGATAGTTCTGTGCTAGCAGGTACTTGTCCCATGCCTTGCCATTTATTAATAATACGCTCATTATTTGTAAAACCCCAAATATAGTTTGCAAATGAGCCGAATTCAGCTTGGACTTTTTGCGTAGCTAGGGCATTTGTACGAACTGCTTTTACTTTAAGACGATTCTTCACAATAGCCGCTTCTTCGACAATCGTCGCCAGCTCATCGTCCGTTAAGAGTGCACATTTATCAATATCAAAGTGAAAAAAAGCTTCTTGATAGGCTTTTCTTTTATGTAAAATTAATCTCCATGAGAGTCCAGCTTGTGCTCCCTCTAAATTGAGCATTTCAAATAAATATGTGTCGTCTTTACTCGGGACACACCATTCTGTATCATGATATTCTAATTCAAACGGGTCATTAATCGACCAAGGGCAACGTAATTCTTCAGACAAAGCGAGTTCCTCCTATATAGTTAAAATGTAATGCACACTGATTAAAACAGCCACAAATAGGCCAATACAACTCCAAATTAGCCTTTTTTCTCTCCATTGACTAACTGCTACTGCAATACTAAGTGCCAAAAATAAAAAGAGCAGCCAGTTCGGGACATCAGGTCGATAGTTGCTCGTGAAAATAAGATACCCTACTACTACTGCAATTATTCCAGTCACTATAAAACTGATCTTCTGATACCTCATTCGCTCAAGCCTCCTATAAACCAATGATAAAACATACGTTCTGTTTTTGCAAGTAAAAATAAAAAGAGGCGAACTTTTTTGCCCGCCTCTTTTTACAAGTTATTTCAATTTGCCACGTAGGACCATTGGTAAAATCCCGCCGTGACGGTAATAATCGATTTCTACTTCTGAGTCAAAGCGTGCAAGCGCATCGAAAGTAATACTTGAGCCGTCTTCACGGATAGCTGTTACTTTTACAAGGTCTCTTGGAGCTACATCTTCACCAATTTCCACTTGTAAGCTTTCTGAGCCAGTTAGGCCTAAGGTTTCTGCATCTTCTCCTGGTTGGAATTGGAGCGGTAAAACACCCATCATAACGAGGTTAGAACGATGAATCCGCTCGTAGCTTTTCGCAATAACTGTTTTAATTCCTAGTAAGTTCGTTCCTTTGGCAGCCCAGTCACGTGATGATCCCATCCCGTAATCGTCACCAGCAAGAATGACTAAACCAGTGTTATTTTCGATATATTTTCTAGATGCGTCATAAATCGACATCACTTCGCCAGTTGGCCAGTAAGTCGTATAGCCGCCTTCAGTTCCTGGTGCGATTTGGTTTTTGATTCGAATATTCGCAAATGTTCCGCGCATCATAACATCGTGATGACCACGACGAGAGCCATAAGAGTTAAAATCGCGAATCGCTACGCCTTGTTCTTGCAGGAATTTTCCAGCTGGCGTATCTTTGCCGATTGCTCCGGCTGGTGAAATATGGTCGGTTGTAACGGAATCACCAAATTTACCAATAATACGTAGTCCAGATAATGCTTCCACTTTACCAGCTTCTTTTGCTAAATTGTCAAAGAATGGCGGATTCGCGATATACGTAGAATTTTCATCCCATTTGTATAGGGCGTCTTCCGTTATTTCGATTGCATTCCAAGCTTCGTTTTCATCAAAAACATGGGCATATTGTTCACGGAAAAGTTCTGGAGTTACAGTTTCTTCTACAAGAGCCTTCACTTCTTCTGAACTTGGCCAAATATCGTCTAAGAAGACTTCTTCGCCATTATTACCGCGTCCGATTGGTTCGGTTAGCATGTCGACATTTGTTGTCCCAGCAAGCGCATAGGCAACGACTAGTGGTGGTGAAGCTAAGAAGTTTGCTTTCACAAGGGCATGAATTCGTCCTTCAAAGTTACGGTTACCACTTAATACTGCAGAAACGAGTAAATCGCTATCTTGGATTGCTTCTTCAATTTCCTCTTTTAATGGACCAGAGTTACCGATACACGTCGTACAACCATAGCCAACAAGGTCAAACCCAAGTTTTTCTAAATATGGAAGTAAGCCGGCTTTTTCCAAGTAGCCTGTTACAACTTTGGAGCCTGGCGCCAAGGAAGTTTTTACGAATTTTGGTACTTCTAAGCCTTTTTCGACTGCTTTTTTAGCAACTAAACCAGCGCTTAACATAACGTATGGGTTAGAAGTATTCGTACAACTTGTAATAGCCGCGATTGCAACCGAACCAGTTTTCATAGTGGATTGATCGCCATTGCCAAAAGTAACGGTTACTTCTTTGTCTAAGGCTGATTTATCTAGTCCGAAACCTTGGTTGCCTGCTTTGGCAGTAATCGATTCGCGGAATGTTTCTTTCATTTTCGAAAGAGGGATCAAATCTTGGGGACGTTTTGGCCCCGCCAAGTTTGGTTCAATCGCAGAAAGATCGATTTCCACTGTTTGCGTGTAGTTTGGTTCTACTTTTTCCGGAGTGAAGAATAAATCATTTGCTTCTAAATAAGCTTCTACTAATTCGATTTGTTCTTTGTCACGGCCAGTTAGTTTTAGGTAGTTAAGCGCTTCTTTATCGACTGGGAAAAATCCACAAGTTGCGCCGTATTCTGGAGCCATATTCGCAACGGTTGCGCGGTCAGCAAGTGGTAGTGTCGCAACACCCGGACCATAAAATTCAACAAATTTACCTACTACTTTTTGTTCCCGTAAGACTTGGGTTACTTTTAAAGCAAAATCAGTTGCTGTTGCGCCGTTTGGTAAAGCACCTAGCAATTTCACACCGATAACTTCTGGAATTGGGAAGTAAGAAGGTTGACCGAGCATGCCAGCTTCTGCTTCAATACCGCCAACGCCCCAACCTAAAACGCCAATACCGTTAATCATCGTTGTATGGCTATCTGTTCCGACAAGCGAGTCTGGGAAAGCTACAAATTCGCCGTCTGCTACTTCATTCGCAATCACGACGTTTGCTAAATACTCTAAGTTAACTTGGTGAACAATACCCGTTGCAGGTGGAACAGCACGATAGTTATCAAATGCTTTTTGCGCCCAATTTAAAAACTGGTAACGTTCCATGTTACGTTTGAATTCAAGTTCCATGTTGATTTTAAGTGCTTCTGGATTCGCATAGCTATCCACTTGTACCGAGTGATCGACTACTAAGTCAACTGGGATTTCCGGATTGATTTTTTCTGGATTGCCGCCAAGGTCCGCCATTGCTTTACGTAAAGAAGCTAAATCAACGACTGCTGGAACGCCTGTGAAATCTTGTAAAATAACACGGGCTGGTTTGAATGGTACTTCGCCTTCGTTGCCATCTTTAGACCAATGGGCTAAGTCTTCTACGTGTGAGTCCTTAATTACTCGGCCATCTGCTTGCCTTAATACTGATTCAAGTAAAACACGTACAGAATAAGGTAATTTCTCGATGTTTGTAAGCTTGTCCTCTTCTAAGGTTTTAAGTTTGTAATAATGATACGTTTTGTCGTTCAGCTGAAATGATGCTCTTGCTTTTTCTTTCCAATTAGTCATCCACGTTTCCTCCTTCAATTCTTGAAACGATTGGTCTCTCTCATCTATTGTACTTAAAAACAAGCGATAAGTAAACAAAGAGAATCTGCTATAATTTGATAACTTTTTCTTATAATAAAAAAATGAATGACAACGAGTGCCATTCATCTGTACTTTAAACACCTAAATTGGTTAACGCTTGTTCTAAAGAGCCAAATGATTCGAGTTTGGAAATGTTTGAACCAACTTGGATTGTGCGCTGAGCGAAACTTGGTTGCATACCAGAAAGTATTGGTACTAAGCCAATTAATTTAAAAGATTGAATCATATCCTCCATATGTTTGGTTGCGAAATCATCTTTTAATACTGCACTTGAAAAATCAATGACAATCGTATCTAAATTCAGCTTATCCGCAGATTCTACTGCTTTCTCTTTCATAAAATAGCCTCTATCATCATCTAAACTACCAACAATTGGTAAAACGCCAATAGAATCATTTATTGGAATAATTCGCGTGGATAATTGAATGATTTCTTTTCGCTGAGCCGCTACTTGATTTCTATTTTCTTGCATAAATCCTTCTAACAATTGTTGTTGAATCGACGAAAGCGTATCTTTTATAGCAAGCATAAATTGGATAATGTCAGCATCTGAATAGAAAACATTCTCTGTTTCTTTCCATTTGACTAAGCTAGTGATAATATATTTTTCGACTTCACTCATATGTTGATGGATTTTTCTAATATCGGTTTTATCATTGAAACGCCTTTTACCGATACTTTCAAAGTCGCGTTCCTTCACACCAGTTATTACATCAATAATCATCCCACATGATGCGGTACTCAGCGCACGAATGGAGACTTCCTC of Listeria monocytogenes contains these proteins:
- the lap gene encoding adhesion-mediating acetaldehyde/alcohol dehydrogenase LAP, producing the protein MAIKENAAQEVLEVQKVIDRLADNGQKALKAFESYNQEQVDNIVHAMALAGLDQHMPLAKLAVEETGRGLYEDKCIKNIFATEYIWNNIKNNKTVGVINEDVQTGVIEIAEPVGVVAGVTPVTNPTSTTLFKAIIAIKTRNPIIFAFHPSAQRCSSAAAKVVYDAAIAAGAPEHCIQWVEKPSLEATKQLMNHDKVALVLATGGAGMVKSAYSTGKPALGVGPGNVPAYIDKTAKIKRSVNDIILSKSFDQGMICASEQAVIVDKEVAKEVKAEMEANNCYFVKGAEFKKLESYVINPEKGTLNPDVVGKSPAWIANQAGFKVPEDTKILVAEIKGVGDKYPLSHEKLSPVLAFIEAANQAEAFDRCEEMLVYGGLGHSAVIHSTDKEVQKAFGIRMKACRIIVNAPSAQGGIGDIYNGFIPSLTLGCGSYGKNSVSQNVSATNLLNVKRIADRRNNMQWFKLPPKIFFEKYSTQYLQKMEGVERVFIVTDPGMVQFKYVDVVIEHLKKRGNDVSYQVFADVEPDPSDVTVYKGAELMKDFKPDTIIALGGGSAMDAAKGMWLFYEHPEASFFGLKQKFLDIRKRTFKYPKLGGKAKFVAIPTTSGTGSEVTPFAVITDKENNIKYPLADYELTPDVAIVDAQYVTTVPAHITADTGMDVLTHAIESYVSVMASDYTRGLSIRAIELVFENLRESVLTGDPDAREKMHNASALAGMAFANAFLGINHSLAHKIGPEFHIPHGRANAILMPHVIRYNALKPKKHALFPRYESFRADEDYARISRIIGFPAATTEEGVKSLVDEIIKLGKDVGIDMSLKGQNVAKKDLDAVVDTLADRAFMDQCTTANPKQPLVSELKEIYLEAYKGV
- a CDS encoding VOC family protein — protein: MIQATVPYFTFDGEATEALDFYKKVFQAEITQMHYFHETEGFSGDKKQGERILHARLAKDEKDLFYFSDTVEGETDAGNRLALAVNFSSEAEFVQAFVLLSKTGTVEIPIQNTFWGAKYAKVIDHYSIDWHLNLENESTTKV
- a CDS encoding ABC transporter ATP-binding protein encodes the protein MTETVLKLEHVTKKIGQKNIVHDISFDIHKGEVFGLLGPNGAGKTTIIRSIVGLIRRSEGTVFINGKNVDTEYKAAISEVGAIIENPEFYMYMSGWANLKQFARMSQKNITDEHIREIVELVKLTGAINQKVKTYSLGMRQRLGVAQALIHSPALLILDEPTNGLDPQGMAEFRTLIRDLATNGTSVLISSHLLSEIQQITDRFAIINKGVLTHIEKMSDLIENHVAAYKLKVSDPVATTTVLATLPVKLVAQNEDLFKIEVAHEDVHLIARALIQANIDLLEMVPLQASLEERFLELTKGGGAEV
- a CDS encoding ABC transporter permease, with product MIALVKNEFTKLFSRKSSWIMQIVLFVAVLALALLMFFVSKIDTSGVEGGDASNAGITAYYDDKGAPVSEEEYWNSADKDGTPTYKSETLSLTDSVAYLKTQEQAAPTKEAKETIQKQIDFYQAYVDADEKPASNSAGISSADFFASLGSSGAVATMLVVVVASIIVATEFSGGTIKLLLTRPYSRSQILFSKYVMCIVYSIISSITLLVASFIFSFILPKQSIFMPLSPSTGAMTAFEHAWMLLGTNFLLMIVYATIAFFFSSVVRSQALAVGVGVGVLFSGGIIRQLLPLAIEKYDWMKWIIFNLLSLNDTVGGSKIAGGLADWQIIAGLGVYTAIILFFTFFLFKKRDVALS
- a CDS encoding S66 family peptidase — encoded protein: MIPAKLKQGDEIRIIAPSRSIGIMADNQVEIAVNRLTDMGFKVTFGEHVAEMDCMMSSSIRSRVADIHEAFNDSSVKAILTIIGGFNSNQLLPYLDYDLISENPKILCGFSDITALATAIYTQTELITYSGAHFSSFSMEKGLDYVMESFSDCLLQKEPFALKESATWSDDEWYLDQENRNFIPNEGLVVMQPGVAEGIIIGGNLCTLNLLQGTEYMPNLAGTILFIEDDFMTIPETFDRDLESLLSQPGADEIEGMVIGRFQQKTAMTAEKLAYIIETKTALQKIPVISGADFGHTQPIATFPIGGTARIDTNQTDKIQIIRH
- a CDS encoding DNA-3-methyladenine glycosylase I, whose protein sequence is MSEELRCPWSINDPFELEYHDTEWCVPSKDDTYLFEMLNLEGAQAGLSWRLILHKRKAYQEAFFHFDIDKCALLTDDELATIVEEAAIVKNRLKVKAVRTNALATQKVQAEFGSFANYIWGFTNNERIINKWQGMGQVPASTELSEKISKDLKKRGFKFVGPVIIYSYLQAIGILDDHLLSCPFHTLNREATK
- the acnA gene encoding aconitate hydratase AcnA translates to MTNWKEKARASFQLNDKTYHYYKLKTLEEDKLTNIEKLPYSVRVLLESVLRQADGRVIKDSHVEDLAHWSKDGNEGEVPFKPARVILQDFTGVPAVVDLASLRKAMADLGGNPEKINPEIPVDLVVDHSVQVDSYANPEALKINMELEFKRNMERYQFLNWAQKAFDNYRAVPPATGIVHQVNLEYLANVVIANEVADGEFVAFPDSLVGTDSHTTMINGIGVLGWGVGGIEAEAGMLGQPSYFPIPEVIGVKLLGALPNGATATDFALKVTQVLREQKVVGKFVEFYGPGVATLPLADRATVANMAPEYGATCGFFPVDKEALNYLKLTGRDKEQIELVEAYLEANDLFFTPEKVEPNYTQTVEIDLSAIEPNLAGPKRPQDLIPLSKMKETFRESITAKAGNQGFGLDKSALDKEVTVTFGNGDQSTMKTGSVAIAAITSCTNTSNPYVMLSAGLVAKKAVEKGLEVPKFVKTSLAPGSKVVTGYLEKAGLLPYLEKLGFDLVGYGCTTCIGNSGPLKEEIEEAIQDSDLLVSAVLSGNRNFEGRIHALVKANFLASPPLVVAYALAGTTNVDMLTEPIGRGNNGEEVFLDDIWPSSEEVKALVEETVTPELFREQYAHVFDENEAWNAIEITEDALYKWDENSTYIANPPFFDNLAKEAGKVEALSGLRIIGKFGDSVTTDHISPAGAIGKDTPAGKFLQEQGVAIRDFNSYGSRRGHHDVMMRGTFANIRIKNQIAPGTEGGYTTYWPTGEVMSIYDASRKYIENNTGLVILAGDDYGMGSSRDWAAKGTNLLGIKTVIAKSYERIHRSNLVMMGVLPLQFQPGEDAETLGLTGSESLQVEIGEDVAPRDLVKVTAIREDGSSITFDALARFDSEVEIDYYRHGGILPMVLRGKLK
- a CDS encoding STAS domain-containing protein codes for the protein MQIKEFLISRRSELVNMFYENYYIETDEFKLRLSSGEEEVSIRALSTASCGMIIDVITGVKERDFESIGKRRFNDKTDIRKIHQHMSEVEKYIITSLVKWKETENVFYSDADIIQFMLAIKDTLSSIQQQLLEGFMQENRNQVAAQRKEIIQLSTRIIPINDSIGVLPIVGSLDDDRGYFMKEKAVESADKLNLDTIVIDFSSAVLKDDFATKHMEDMIQSFKLIGLVPILSGMQPSFAQRTIQVGSNISKLESFGSLEQALTNLGV